One segment of Chionomys nivalis chromosome 3, mChiNiv1.1, whole genome shotgun sequence DNA contains the following:
- the LOC130871746 gene encoding STAM-binding protein, translating into MSDHGDVSLPPQDRVRILSQLGSAVELNEDIPPRRYYRSGVEIIRMASIYSEEGNIEHAFILYNKYITLFIEKLPKHRDYKSAIIPEKKEAVKKLKNVAFPKAEELKSELLKRYTKEYEQYKEQKKKEEEELARNIAIQQELEKERQRVAQQKQKQLEQEQFHAFEEMIQKQELEKERLKIVQEFRKVDPGPSGPLLPDLEKPCVDVVPTSPTQTSDCNRTVRPAKPPVVDRSLKPGALSIIENVPTIEGLRHIVVPRNLCPEFLQLASANTAKGIETCGVLCGKLMRNEFTITHVLIPRQNGGPDYCHTENEEEIFFMQDDLGLLTLGWIHTHPTQTAFLSSVDLHTHCSYQMMLPESIAIVCSPKFQETGFFKLTDYGLQEISTCRQKGFHPHGRDPPLFCDCSHVTVKDRIVTITDLR; encoded by the coding sequence ATGTCTGACCATGGGGATGTGAGCCTCCCACCCCAAGACCGGGTGAGGATTCTATCCCAACTTGGGAGTGCAGTGGAATTAAATGAGGACATCCCACCCCGACGCTACTACCGCTCCGGTGTTGAGATCATCCGCATGGCATCCATTTACTCTGAAGAAGGCAACATTGAACATGCCTTTATCCTCTACAACAAATACATCACGCTTTTCATTGAAAAACTTCCAAAACACCGAGACTACAAATCAGCTATCATTCCTGAGAAGAAAGAGGCCGTCAAGAAATTAAAGAATGTTGCTTTCCCCAAAGCAGAAGAACTTAAGAGCGAACTCTTGAAAAGATACACCAAAGAATATGAGCAgtataaagaacaaaagaaaaaggaagaggaggaacttGCCCGGAATATCGCCATCCAGCAAGAgttggaaaaagaaagacagagagttgctcagcagaagcagaagcagttaGAGCAGGAACAGTTCCATGCCTTTGAGGAGATGATccagaagcaggagctggaaaAAGAGCGGCTAAAAATTGTCCAAGAGTTCCGGAAGGTGGACCCTGGCCCAAGTGGGCCTCTGCTACCTGATCTGGAAAAGCCTTGTGTAGATGTGGTCCCCACCTCACCCACGCAGACTTCAGACTGTAACAGAACTGTGAGACCAGCTAAGCCACCTGTGGTAGACAGGTCCCTGAAGCCTGGAGCACTAAGCATCATAGAAAATGTTCCCACCATCGAAGGCCTGCGCCACATTGTGGTGCCCCGCAATTTGTGCCCGGAATTTCTCCAGCTTGCCAGTGCCAATACTGCCAAAGGCATTGAAACTTGTGGAGTCCTCTGTGGAAAATTGATGAGAAATGAATTCACAATCACACATGTTCTCATCCCCAGACAAAATGGTGGGCCCGATTATTGCCACacagagaatgaagaagaaatttTCTTTATGCAGGATGATCTTGGACTTCTCACGCTTGGCTGGATCCATACTCACCCAACCCAGACGGCCTTCCTGTCCAGTGTGGATCTGCACACCCACTGCTCCTATCAAATGATGTTACCAGAGTCTATAGCAATCGTCTGCTCCCCCAAGTTCCAGGAAACTGGATTCTTTAAGTTAACTGATTATGGCCTCCAAGAGATTTCCACCTGCCGGCAGAAGGGCTTTCACCCTCATGGCAGAGACCCCCCTCTGTTCTGCGACTGCAGTCATGTCACTGTCAAGGATAGGATTGTGACCATCACAGACCTTCGATAA